The stretch of DNA GTGCTTTAACCTTCAGATTTGTACTGGGGCAGGGCAGGACCACAGAATCTCCAACTGATTTACTAATGGATTCTTTCAAACCATAATCTACAGTGCAACCTGCAGGAAAAAGAAAGATGCATTACCATTTCTGATATTTTTAGCACATAAACCTCCAGTAGTGTGAGCTGGTTCTAGTCTGAGGTCAGACAGCAGGGGTACAGACTTTAAGCTTTAACCGAACCGTTTCTCAGAATACATACAGAACACCAGACCCAGATGTCAATGTAGTACTGTGTGAGGCATTCACTCTGATCTGAAAGTAGCACTTCAAACACCAAACCAAACATGGAAGGCAAAGAAAACAAACCGGTGATGTCATTAACACAAATACTTAACACCACTTGAGTGACCTGCTATGAATATTTTGAGGttgcttcacacacacagtcggaataaattgaaaaagaacacaaacattcacatacTTGCAGCTGTCTTCACAGAGGTCATGGAAAAActcttaatattaataataaaattggaaCACAACCATCTAGATGCTTTAATTTCACATCTCTTCATGGTGTGCTGTGGCCTGAATGTTTAATACTGTTAGTTATAATATCAGTGTGCATGGTCATCCTGTGGTGAGACTTCAGAGTCAATTACACAACAAATAACTGACTAACAAACCCAAGACAGGCTCCAAGTAGACCAATACATTTTATCATAATTTGTTGGTGGTTGTTTTCAGTAATAACCATGTTTAGTTGTGGTATGTTTAATTGTAGAAGCTCATCAGTAGCATCATACAAGAGGCATTGTAGATTACACAGAAATAGCTACAGGGATAGTTTTCCATGCAGATATCCAGGGTGTGGGAGCTGGTTTGCCTCTTATAATTAAATCAATGTGCACATAACTAGAGCACATCCAGATGCTATTAGAATGGCATTGTTCAATTGCATTAAGTGCCTTTTTTGAAAAGCCTGATAGAGCTAATAATTTTTGTATGGAAAAAAGACTGATTCAACAACTGACAAACATTCATGTATGTCAGCCTGCTGTGCCACGCCAGTGAAAATCtgtactttttattattttttcagttaTATGACAATAATATCAGGATGCAGATTTTTCATCTCTACTCAACCAATTCAGTTGTTGCTAATAAGAGTAATACCCTTGAGACATTGTATGAAAGTGGAATATTAGTCATACTGATTTACAACTTGGGAAGCTTAAAATTAGAACAGATAATATGCATtgtgttaaaaattaaacaatgtGTTTCAATTCATGAGATTCATGATCTTCAGTTCTGTTTAGACAAGAGTTTTGTAATGTATGGACATTTGCATTCATTTTGATATTAGTGTGTTTCTCAGGAAATGTTTATGTTGTATAGCTTTAtgctcagaagctcacatttcttattatttttctttcagaaatgtggaaaatactccacctccaagcaaagacgacggcgtcaaccaagtctgcaaccaccaacgtgtaaacacatggtccttccacatctgctctgcaagtttagcattttgcattacacaactcagcacaaaactttgaagtggtacagaaaactgtttcttcacttcttggacattgctgctaccaatgcctacattctccacaacaacttatgcaacaggacagcctgacccacaaggcattcatggaagagcttgttgaacagctgtgtggtatgcaaaaaccccatggaaatgtgaacagtgtgatgtctacctttgcatgcagccagacagaaactgttttagagactggcatcttttgttgaactgactcaaatatatatacacacacaaggatatacagtatgactatctttagtatattatcactatgtttacatgtgaacacattttccatttattttaattcatgccagttatttatttttttgtttttattgcttgtttagttctctttttttgaaataaactgtgataaactctgcctctggtctcttctcttttgacagctgtggcagtgacagctaatgggccattcattaggcagtggggtggggacctcgcacctcggttttcgcacctatcttcatacatatgcaacgtaggagccagtgactgagaaaaacagagtgtcacctcacatttgttatgtcctaagtataaaattacatacaatttatgaaaagtagaatcagcagtgtgttgccaagacccgtgttcacaaagttttgacctcaaaggtcccggtgagaaatgtttagaatgtgttttttcacagtatatcagcacttctgaaaataggtttttggaaagtctaagtttagagtaaatttaatcaaaatgtagatgtatgacactcttactgattcaacactgttgttgcagagatagttctgaaaaatgcatgtgtaacactttgaaatgattttttctcagatgcgtacaatttgtaaaacaatcaaggcatgtcagactacaccagggtgtctgaaaacccctcagactccagggggttaagaGTTTCTCAGGTCCTATAGCCATTGCAAAATATAATATAGACATGGTCAAATATATTGTCAGTcctataaagttatatatatatatatatatatatatatatatatatatatatatatatatataaatatatatataaaactttgCCTGCATTTATAGTATTTATTTACTATGTTATGTTCCTTAATTTGCTGTATAATACCACATCATGCAAAAATAAATGGAATATATTTCAAGTAAATTATTAAATGTAGGATATTATTCAGTAATTACACAACACTCTATTTCTTCTGTAAACTATTCATCAAATTGTACAATAATTCTCAATAATTCAAAAATCAaattctaaaataaaaacaattttcaGAAAACGATAATTGTACTGTATacttctaaaaaaacacagcacagcatttacattaaattactaaaaattatatttctaCATTAAAATGTTCACCAGATCTCACACTTCTATAATTTAATACCTTCCAAATAAAATACTGTTTCTACAATACACtacaaatacaatacaatacaaactGAATAAAATCAAGTAACAGTTcacataatgtaaaatataactaTATTCTACAGCAATATACTCACTATGTgacaatttaaatatttctaatGAACTTCACTTTgtattgttgtgaaaaataattttattactttgtgttagtggacaaatatccttaaatgattagttaaaattaagcatttataattgtgtgaaatcttgtatcttatatgtactcatatgaatgattaaccagtatctagacatgcatttaaacagtttaaaatCTGCACAATAACTGGCATGATGACtcacctttctaaattcttagacctCTAACATTGAACAGGTCTGCACTTAGGCCATACCAAGCTCatataaattaaaagtgttagccaaaagggggagttgaactttagggcatctcagtgaccttaagtccattagtgactcctctaaattttggtgacagaaaaggagtgtgggaAAGAAAGGTACttgtcagaagggcatgatgagtgttttggggtcacaggTGCATGGGAAACCTACACGGAGAAacatgagtactaacatgtcttattatgcatattaatatatgttaatcagccagaaacgccttgccagcagggtatacgtcatatcAGCTATAAAACTGGAGTCAGATGGGGGGAGaggtcagaactttgcgtggaaaGGGCActttgcgtttcttatgtattagttctcctggatccagtattgtaaataaatactttgatttgcttttaacttcactcgactggtttctGCAAcacttccggaacgagcacgcctccctgaggaggaaggttgtattttgaaactttttgatattttctaaattttaattactttgggaacggtctaAAAAAGACCATTTTTACCTTTAGTATCTAGATTAAATTACTCACCACACCACACAACTTTGTATTTCCAAAGTAAAGAAAACCTCAATATTCCAAAGATATAagttacactctactgtctagTGCAGTAAAGCTGTGACCCTGTTTACATGAAGAACACCTGAGTTATTGTAGAACTCACCTGAATTCTCCTGCAGCAAACAGTAgagtagcacacacacacatagcagcATCTTCAATACCAGACTGATATAGTGTGTCACTGGCCTTTCATCACAGATGTCCATTCTGAGACTGAGAGAATTGTGGAGGGTGTTTTAAACTCTCTGGCTCATTCACCACATCCTTTTTTGCTGTTTGAGAGACATGCGAAAACAAATGTTGTCACTTGGTGATAAAAAAAGCTTTATATCTAGCTCTCTTGCTATTTCTCAAACTGCTACTGTCCACTTTCAGACTAAAGGATGTGTGAATGCCTTATTCACTCTCCAGCATATTCAATACCTTCGGTGAAATCTTCTGCATATTTTTCTCACAATCACTTTGAACAGATACATTAAcgaaatatttcaatatatgcAACATTATTCACTACTGATGCCCTCACCTTACTGTgacagatgttggcttttgcactTTTCAGAGATAACAGTTTGAATGGTTCTATTGTCTTTGGCCTAAAGAATTACATGTccaaatatcattaaaaaaattgtgGACTCATCTGATCACAGcacatttccactgtctttCAGACTAACTGAGATGAGTTTCAGGTTATGTTTCTTGAAGAAGAGATGGACTGTATTCAGATACTGcagtttttttacatttcctgagcccatgtggctgTATCATCACACTAGCATGATAGTTCTATcagtaatatttttgtcatagcATTCTCCTCACTTCTTCTGTTACAAATCTAGGTATAAAACTTGACCCACATTTATCACTTGACAATCATATTCGCCAAAGTCATTTAGCCAAAGTCTCTTTCCTCCTTCTCAAAAACATAACAAATCTCCTTCCCTACCTCCCCCaaccaaacactgaaaaatcgGTCCATGTCTTCGTCTCCTCCAGGCTGGACAATTGCAATGCCCTCTACATTGGGATCTCTGGAAGAAGCCTACAGAAGCTCCAGCAGATTCAGAACTATGCTGCCAGGATCCTGATGAGGAAGTGCAAATATGAGCACATTACACCCATTCTACAATCTCTACAATGGCTACCCATCCACTACAGAATCCAGTACAAACTCTGTCTTCTCACTCACCAATGTCTTCATGAAACGCATTGTTCTACCTCAAAGTGGTCCTTACCCCGCACAATACCTCAAGACATCTCGGTTCAACCAACGCCTATTGCCTTCAGCAGCCCCCGACCAAACTCTCTGCTATGGGAGACCGGGCTTTTCAAGCTGTTGCCCCATGTCTTTGGAATGCACTCCCAGATTCTCTGAGGGCACCACAGAGCATGGAGTCTTTAAAAAAAGCAACTAAATACTCTTTTATTCAAAAAGGCTTATTaggacttttttttatttgcttgtttCTTAATGGATTTTTAATGTTTGCTTCTGACTATGCTGTAGCACTTTGACATTtctttgaaatgtaaagtgcattacaagtaaaatgtatcattattattattattattattattattattaatattattattagtttctcatgcagtgccatctgtGGGCTGGTAGGTCACCCTCATTCAGCAGTGGTGTCCGGCCTTATATTTTATGAACTGAGCTCCTGAATCTTCCAAAGTGAAAGCTATCTTGAGCTGAAAGTTTATATAACTGTTTGATGATCTTATGATGATTGACTCAAAGTGGTGGATTTTATATCTTTTTATGTTCTCCTATTTATAGTAAACATGGTAAAAATGGTGGAACCTGAATATTCTATAGACCAGGAATATTTAATTAGAATTCAGTGAGGTCCAGTTAGAGGACATTTTCTCAGGCAGAGATCATTTCTAACTTGTGTTATGattcagtgccatatcctgtaGTAGCCTAGTAGTGCTATCATCATTTTATATCATCAACAACTGAAAGACAAAACAAATTACAgttcaatatatttaaataatatttattgttttaaatgttttttctttttttagagCCACCATCTGAATTAATTTTTCTCTGACTTGCTTTATTCTCAAACTGCTGCATCTCACATTTATGATCACTGCTATAAAGAGATAAGGTTATTATGACAGCATGAACATTGACCTTTCTTATCTGAAGTCCAAGTAGTGACTCGCCCTTTAAAGGCCTGTTCTGGGACTAGATGAGCATAACCTACAGTAGGATAAAGAGAGTGAGTATTTGTCTACTTAATTTGTAAATGTATTGTACAAAATCTATATGGAATATATGTAGAGAATGGGAATGTGACATGAACCTCTGTGAGCAACGCAAGGCATTTTGGGAAAACAGGACAATCGGAGAATGGATAGATAAACATTGCAGTGTTGTGTATGTTATCCAGCCTAAAACTATGTTGTGTTTGCTCTTCTCACAGTCCATTCTTTTGTTCTATACCAAAAATTCAATGCGCTGTTACATAGTTGCTCATTCTCTGTACTGGTTTGCTGTAGAAATCACTGATTACCTATATGTTGATTAGTTTACAAAAATATTAGTCTCATTTGACTTTGTATGTAATCTATTATATAGTGCTCCATCTATATGTCAAACAAAGACAATAAAGTTAGTAAATTTTTCATTCAGCAATgacataattattatttaatttttagcaATGTTTATAACGTAAATGTGGGCTAGAAGATGGACGCCGATTCTGATTCTCTCCAGACCAAAATTACAGCTCACTCAGGAGGAACCGTATGTGCACCTGTGCTCCATGGGAATCTTTTTCATGGTCAAGTTGTATTTAACCTACATGGAGGTAAATGATATGTTGTAAAACACAGCTTAGGCATTAAAATTTTTGTTCAGTTGAGCATCtaaatttctctgtgtgttctaaTCATGTTATCTGTAGATGTTGCATTAgcagtgaaaacaaaaacaccaaataCAGTGTACACAAGTGTTCACTAGagctacattcacacagcagatAAAGGAGGACCATATATGATTTTGTGATCAAATCGGATCTTTTAATTCTGCTGTTCACTCTCTGAATATAATCAGACATATATCTGTCATAAGTCTGAAAAGATGATGCACATGCAAAAAAAGACAATTCTTCAGACTCACTGACCAGAAGAAAAGGTCCATATCTTTCATCCAAAGcatttcattttgaaattaaGTAATGGAAATTGGCTAGAGTTATACTGTGATTTATTGCAAAACATACCTTACCTTTTTGTTCAAAATTATTTCTATGTGAAAAACAGTATAAACAGACTTaaaagtatattaaaatatgaacTGATGCCAAAAGTAATAAAACATTGGCCAGGTGTACGAATGTTCCTTTCACTCTAAGTGCATATTTGCTTGTCCTCTTGTAAACATGAGGTTTGCAAAGAGGAAATGAGCACTGACTAACTGAATATTTCCATGATCTACATTTGAGTAGCTTCATATCGATTTGaacttatataaaaataataaatatctaCTATGTGTTTATAGAACTACTTCTACAAATTTTATTTGCTCATAAATGAGAAACAGTAGGCTGGATTAGGaagtttcatttgttttttgtttttttgaaaatgcATCAACCAGTTGGTTTCCATGTCCAACACATCTCAAATTGAAAAGAAGATACTTAGGACCTGAGTCGACCTCAAGCTACATGAAGTGACGTAAAGCCATATGAATTCTGATCTGGCCGTCTGAGTGGCATTGCCATAGATCGGATATGGATAGGATTTCAGTACAATGTGTGTATTAACATAGGaaaacaaataacacatttGTGTCATGCAAAGCAAGAGATCAGATGTGTACTTTTTTTAACTGACACTTAAAATGAATGGCAGCAACCTCTGAACCCGAAccccgcattttgcggggtagaaacacacattataaaatcagctttgtaagtcttgaatgtctgaatgcttctgtgagctccgtataccgttagaaagcgcagatcctaccgtttctaaaaatagcgctctcatcgcggtgctgtgaagcctctgggagtaatccagtgtgaaaaaccacctaaaaatcaaggcgctccttcaaaatttttgtcttatgtccttgtcatgaaagactAATGATAGGCGCTAAAATCAGGGAAAAAAACCGCTGCAAAGGCACaagaaagacgctgtttactttcagtttcgttttgactcacataacgtcaacccacgctgtctctgggcagaaaaatatgagtcatcagcaaaaacatattcctattattgatttatagtttttcaaggttttttttaggtttcacgtcaaataacactgcaatagatcaacaaatataaactaaaaagcttaaataattatttattgtgtgttttctaaataaacaagtattatttcttcatttttttaaaatattataataataataataataattgtaaatattatcagcatctgagaaaactgccaaagtaccaaaatgttttttatttgttgggatattgtccatatttgccctgaactaaattcctgaatgtctgggcctgctgtgactgtcagaactttatcagtcatacatcccagagcttagaatatcaagaaaaatatgtccgtctgatgctaaaaatttattttgtcacagtaatatgacatgtaataaattagcatcaaaaatgcttatgttttcaactaaaatacacctcacactaacaatctgtgtcaagatatccactgtgggaatatgatttcaaggctgtacattgagaaatatgaaaaaaaaagcaggtgcTAGGTAAaagttttggtcaaaacatgacaaatttatagaaaaattgatttatcggtcagcatgaaaacctcaagtgattacatatttgagtagctaaggttctttagaaaataaaacaacatagccatattcaatatgtcacataattactgtttaaatgcaactgaaagaggcactgacaattaaacggaatagcaaaatagctatatatatatagggtccatcGACCCTATACCCGTACCCTTCTTTGACAGCAAATTTTCTTTGATGATTCTGCTGTTAAGATTCCTCCCTATTTGACAATGTAAATGTTTATCAAGACTGAAGTAgcagaaaacatgtttttataaaaaattaaagcCTAATTGTTCACCACAGCTGAGAAACCTTCCAGTTCTCGTACCAACACAGCTCAAGTTGGGAGCACAGCTGAGTCTCCTGCATTCCATGAAGGTAATCAATAAAGATATGTATTGTGTTATAAATAGACACTTCgtctttttaaaataacatttttggcACAGTCTTTAATGAACACAGTGCGTAATACATTGTCAAACCTCTTCAATATCTTCCAGTATAGTACTGTAAAAAGTGTACATAttcaatgtatatatttaaaattctaCCTTAGTAATTCCATACTGCATGCTcaacattttagaaaaaaaaatcatatcccAACATGTTTCTAATGTTGCCTTTTTCTGCTTTCTAGAACAAATCTCagtgaataaacaaaaacacaaatccaaGTTGCAGAAGAAGTTCCAGAAAGTTAATGAAGGACTTGCCAATCAAGGCAATGCATCACAACTGAATGACATCTACACAGAGCTCTACATCACAGAGGGTGGGAGTGGAGAGGTCAATATCCAACATGAGGTGAGACAGATTAAAATAACTTCCAGGAAACAAGAAATACAGGACACTCCTGTCAAATGCAATGACATCTTCAAAGCCCTACCAGGACAAGACAAACAAATCAGGACTGTGCTCACGAGAGGCATTGCTGGAATTGGAAAAACTAtctctgtgcagaagttcattctggaTTGGGCTGAAGGGAATGCGAATCAGGACATCACCATCATATTCCCACTACCTTTCAGGGAGCTGAACTTGATGAAGGGCAAAAAGCTGAGTCTGACTAATCTTCTTCACTGCCTTTTCCCAGACACAGAAATACTGCCATTCTTAGAGTTTGATTCCACCAAAGTTATATTCATCTTTGATGGTCTAGATGAATATCGATTACCTCTAGATTTTCAGAGCAATGACAGCTTGTTTAATCCAGATGAGCCAGCTTCAGTGGATGTGCTGCTGACAAACATCATCAGGGGCAATttgcttccctctgctctccTCTGGATAACCACTCgaccagcagcagccaatcGGATCCCTCCTGAGTGTGTGGATCAGGTAACTGAGATACGAGGCTTCAGTGACTCTCAGAAAGAGGAATACTTCAGAAAAAGTATCAGTGATGAGAATCTTGCTGAGAAAATCATTACACACATAAAGTCAACAAGAAGTTTGTACATCATGTGCCACATCCCAGTTTTCTGTTGGATTGCAGCCACAGTTCTAGAGAAGATGTTTGATGAAGCAAAGAATGAAGAGATCCCCAGGACTCTGACTCAAATGTTCACCAGATTTCTGATCTTTCAGACTAAACAAGGGAGCCAGAAGTACCAAGGGAATTGTGTGTTGGATCCTCAGCAGGCGAGAGAATGTTTTCTGGCACtgggaaaactggctttccagCAGCTAGAAAATGGCAATCTGATTTTCTATGAGGAAGACCTGAGAAAGTGTGGCATTAATGTCAGAGAAGCTTCTGTGTACTCAGGAGTGTACACACAAATTTTCAGAGATGAATTTCAGCTAGATCAAGTGTTTACATTTGTCCATCTGAGCCTTCAGGAGTTTCTGGCAGCATTGTATGCATTTCTGTCCTTCATTCTAAACAAGGAAAATGTCTTAAAACCAAATGCCTCTGGAATGCACAGTCTGTTCAGCAAATCAAGTATGACAATGTTTCTCAAAAATGCTGTGGACAAAGCTTTGCAGAGTGAGAATGGGCACCTGGACCTTTTTCTTCGTTTCCTTCTGGGCCTTTCACTGGAGACCAATCAGACTCTATTAAAAAGCCTTTTGCCGCAAAGAACAAGCAACTCTCACAGCATTAAAGAAATCATCAAGTACATCAAGAAGAAGATAAAGGATATTTCTTCACCTGAGAAGTCCATCAATCTGTTCTATTGTCTGAATGAACTTAAAGATCAATCTCTTGAGCAGGAAGTACAAACTTACCTAAGTGAAAGTGGTAGTGATCTCAGTAAAGCTAAACTTTCTCCTGCTCAGTGGTCAGCtttagtgtttgtgttgctgaactCAGAAGAAGACTTGGATATTTTTGACTTGGGCAACTATGTAAAATCAGAGGAATGTCTTGTGAGAATGTTGCCAGTTGTCCAAGCATccacatgtgcaaggtattatCAGACATACAGCCAACTCTATAATTATTAGTATActagaaacaaaagaaaataggttttaataaagtatttgtGGAGGATTAACTTGATCCCATAATGAACATTTGTCAAAAGGGTATTAATTTCTTTccatgtccaaaaaaaaaaatataatatatatatatatatatatatatatatatatatatatatatatatatatatatatatatatatttgcagagAAATTTGATTTGCAAAAATCTGAATTAGATATAATCAATTATTTTACAGATATGTTCACACCTAGTCCTCAATCACAACTTTCACAAAGTGATATATGCAGAATTAGGCAGTTACCAAAAACTGAAGTGGTAGTTGTGTgaacaattaaatatattcaggATGTAACAGTAATTGTTGTAAAAAATACTTGTATATATGTATACTTAACATTTTGGTGTTTGGAATTTTTCTCCTAGCATTTCTTACTGTAATATCACAGAGAAAAGCTGTGGAGCTCTGGCATCTGCTATCAGCTCAACGTCCTCAAGTCTGAGAGTACTGAACCTGTCTCACAATCagctgcaggattcaggagttaAACTGTTATCTGTTGGCCTGAAGAGTCCACAGTGTAAACTGAAAATGCTGTGGTGAGATCATGATTCATTTTAAAGTGGGTTGAATGGGATTTGATTATGAGTATGTTTTCAAATgtgccttatttatttatttatttatttatttaattctgtgAAGGTCATCCCCTTCCTTATGTAGGTATTACCTACCTCATTTAGGTGAACACCATAATAAGTATTTGGGGTAGGATAAATGTTAAGGGTTTAGAGcaattaatatacatttaaatccTTAATACCTGACATCTGAATGTTTTAAGGTTCTTTTGTGCTTTATATCAATGATATTTAGTATTgatatatgtaaaataattttgtaattgaAAAATTGGTAACACTTTCTATAAAGTGCATATTTATAAGTCTTTATGAACTCTAATAATGCCCCATAAATAAAAATGCCCCATCTTTTTCTGTAGGCTGGAAAAATGCAGTTTTACAGATAAAGGCTGTGCTGCTCTGGCTAAagctctgaaatcaaacccCTCACATTTGATAGAGCTTCATTTGAACTATAATAAACCAGGAGATTCAGGAATAAAGGAACTTGCTGGTCTACTAGAGGATCCACAATGTAAACTGGAGAAACTACAGTAAGTTATTTTCTCTTTTACCTTTTCTAGTTACAAACACTATGGTaactaattataaataaaatacaaaatataaaatttgtGCAAAGACCACCATAAACACACA from Hoplias malabaricus isolate fHopMal1 chromosome 5, fHopMal1.hap1, whole genome shotgun sequence encodes:
- the LOC136696416 gene encoding NACHT, LRR and PYD domains-containing protein 3-like, with amino-acid sequence MDADSDSLQTKITAHSGGTVCAPVLHGNLFHGQVVFNLHGAEKPSSSRTNTAQVGSTAESPAFHEEQISVNKQKHKSKLQKKFQKVNEGLANQGNASQLNDIYTELYITEGGSGEVNIQHEVRQIKITSRKQEIQDTPVKCNDIFKALPGQDKQIRTVLTRGIAGIGKTISVQKFILDWAEGNANQDITIIFPLPFRELNLMKGKKLSLTNLLHCLFPDTEILPFLEFDSTKVIFIFDGLDEYRLPLDFQSNDSLFNPDEPASVDVLLTNIIRGNLLPSALLWITTRPAAANRIPPECVDQVTEIRGFSDSQKEEYFRKSISDENLAEKIITHIKSTRSLYIMCHIPVFCWIAATVLEKMFDEAKNEEIPRTLTQMFTRFLIFQTKQGSQKYQGNCVLDPQQARECFLALGKLAFQQLENGNLIFYEEDLRKCGINVREASVYSGVYTQIFRDEFQLDQVFTFVHLSLQEFLAALYAFLSFILNKENVLKPNASGMHSLFSKSSMTMFLKNAVDKALQSENGHLDLFLRFLLGLSLETNQTLLKSLLPQRTSNSHSIKEIIKYIKKKIKDISSPEKSINLFYCLNELKDQSLEQEVQTYLSESGSDLSKAKLSPAQWSALVFVLLNSEEDLDIFDLGNYVKSEECLVRMLPVVQASTCASISYCNITEKSCGALASAISSTSSSLRVLNLSHNQLQDSGVKLLSVGLKSPQCKLKMLWLEKCSFTDKGCAALAKALKSNPSHLIELHLNYNKPGDSGIKELAGLLEDPQCKLEKLQLCNCSITWEGCTALVTALKSNPSHLRELNLNWNAVGDTGVKDLCDLLRDPRCKLEKLLLECCRVTEEGCAALVKSLKSNPSHLTELNIKYNNLADSGMKLLSSLLKDTDSSLQTLQLGLCNLTDENCATLASALSSETLSLRNLYLSYNKLHDSGVKLLSAGLENPHCKLETLFLGNCDLTQKSCATLASALCSKSSCLRELDLSKNNIKDSGVKLLSAGLDDPRCKLETLSLVGCDITKKSCEVLGSVLSSKFSSLRELQLGFSALHDSGVTLLSAALESANCKLETLGLSGCEFTEESCAALASALSSESSSLKVLNLYANNLGDSGLKLISAGMANSNCKLEALGLFYCLFSEDGYASLVLALKLNPSHIKLLNVGSNVITDSGVELLSALLENPHCKLEQLKLKNCSLTKKSCVVLASALNSNSSCLSELDLSNNNLQDSGVKLLSAGLESPLCKLKYLKLCGCNLTAKSCAALSSALSSNSSILSELYLSKNDLQDSGVKLLSAGLGNTHCKLQKLELEHCSIKEEGCAALIRALKSNPSNLRELSLQGNKLGAAGVKELSGLLDDPHCKLEELCVMPYHI